One window of Enterobacter sp. RHBSTW-00175 genomic DNA carries:
- the araG gene encoding L-arabinose ABC transporter ATP-binding protein AraG, producing the protein MQQSLPYLSFRGIGKTFPGVNALTDISFDCYAGQVHALMGENGAGKSTLLKILSGNYAPTTGTLAIRGEEVAFADTTAALNAGVAIIYQELHLIPEMTVAENIYLGQLPHKSGVVNRSLLNYEAGLQLKHLGLDVDPQTPLKYLSIGQWQMVEIAKALARNAKIIAFDEPTSSLSAREIENLFRVIRELRKEGRIILYVSHRMEEIFALSDAITVFKDGRYVRTFSDMQQVNHDQLVQAMVGRELGDIYHWKSREYGPERLRLDNVKAPGVRTPISLSVRSGEIVGLFGLVGAGRSELMKGLFGGTRITEGQVTIDGEQVDIRKPAHAIRAGMMLCPEDRKAEGIIPVHSVRDNINISARRKFIRAGCLINDGWELSNADHHIRSLNIKTPGAEQLIMNLSGGNQQKAILGRWLSEDMKVILLDEPTRGIDVGAKHEIYNVIYELAKRGVAVLFASSDLPEVLGVADRIVVMREGEIAGELLHEQANEQQALSLAMPKVSQAVA; encoded by the coding sequence ATGCAACAGTCCTTACCGTATCTCTCTTTTCGCGGCATCGGTAAAACATTCCCCGGCGTAAACGCGCTGACCGATATCAGCTTCGATTGCTATGCCGGCCAGGTTCACGCCCTGATGGGGGAGAACGGCGCGGGGAAATCTACGCTGTTGAAAATCCTCAGCGGCAACTACGCGCCAACCACCGGTACGCTTGCCATTCGCGGCGAAGAGGTGGCATTTGCCGACACAACAGCCGCACTGAATGCGGGTGTGGCCATCATTTATCAGGAGCTGCATCTGATCCCTGAAATGACGGTGGCAGAAAACATCTATTTAGGCCAGCTTCCGCACAAAAGCGGCGTGGTAAATCGTTCGCTACTCAATTATGAAGCGGGGCTGCAATTAAAACACCTTGGGCTGGATGTCGATCCACAAACGCCCCTGAAGTATCTCTCTATTGGCCAGTGGCAGATGGTTGAAATTGCGAAGGCGCTGGCGCGTAACGCCAAGATTATCGCCTTTGATGAACCCACCAGTTCGCTCTCTGCGCGCGAAATTGAAAATTTATTCCGCGTGATACGCGAGCTGCGTAAAGAAGGCCGCATTATTTTGTACGTTTCGCACCGCATGGAAGAAATTTTCGCCCTCAGCGATGCCATTACCGTGTTCAAAGACGGGCGTTATGTGCGCACCTTTAGCGATATGCAGCAGGTCAATCACGATCAGCTGGTGCAAGCGATGGTCGGACGCGAACTGGGAGACATTTATCACTGGAAATCCAGAGAGTATGGCCCTGAACGCCTGCGTCTGGATAACGTCAAAGCACCTGGCGTGCGTACGCCGATTTCATTATCTGTACGCAGCGGTGAAATCGTTGGGTTGTTCGGCCTTGTCGGGGCGGGGCGCAGCGAATTAATGAAAGGGCTGTTTGGCGGGACACGTATCACCGAAGGCCAGGTCACTATCGATGGTGAGCAGGTCGATATCCGCAAACCCGCCCATGCCATCAGGGCAGGGATGATGCTTTGCCCGGAAGACCGCAAAGCCGAAGGGATCATTCCTGTGCACTCCGTGCGCGACAACATCAACATTTCAGCAAGACGTAAGTTTATCCGCGCTGGATGTCTGATTAACGATGGCTGGGAGTTGAGCAATGCCGATCATCATATCCGTTCGTTAAATATTAAAACCCCGGGGGCGGAGCAGTTAATCATGAACCTCTCCGGCGGCAACCAGCAAAAGGCGATCTTAGGGCGCTGGCTGTCGGAAGATATGAAGGTCATTTTGCTGGATGAACCCACCCGTGGTATCGACGTGGGGGCAAAACACGAAATCTATAACGTGATTTATGAACTGGCAAAACGCGGTGTGGCAGTGCTATTCGCCTCAAGCGATCTGCCTGAGGTGCTGGGGGTTGCCGACCGCATTGTGGTGATGCGTGAAGGTGAAATTGCCGGTGAATTGCTTCATGAACAGGCGAATGAACAACAGGCGTTGAGTCTCGCCATGCCTAAAGTTAGCCAGGCTGTCGCCTGA
- the otsB gene encoding trehalose-phosphatase, whose amino-acid sequence MADLLTAPPVLPGHFAFFFDLDGTLAEIKPHPDQVVIPTAVLQMLYQLSQMNEGALALISGRSMAELDALARPYRFPLAGVHGAERRDIHGQTHIVSLPDDLIALLHTQLTSGLARLPGTELEAKGMAFALHYRQAPQHEAAVLALAKTLVDAHPQLALQPGKCVVEIKPAGINKGAAINAFMGTAPFKDRTPVFVGDDLTDEAGFKVVNRAKGMSVKVGPGETNAGWRLGNVSSVWQWITDVANQQIAQHSGRSQYGSLSRHL is encoded by the coding sequence GTGGCTGACCTGTTAACTGCACCGCCTGTACTGCCCGGACACTTTGCATTCTTTTTTGACCTCGACGGCACACTCGCCGAGATAAAACCTCATCCCGACCAGGTGGTCATACCCACTGCGGTTCTTCAGATGTTGTATCAGCTCTCACAGATGAATGAGGGAGCACTGGCATTGATATCAGGGCGCTCAATGGCCGAGCTGGACGCGCTCGCCAGGCCTTATCGCTTTCCGCTGGCGGGTGTCCACGGAGCGGAGCGCCGCGACATCCATGGCCAAACCCATATCGTTTCTCTCCCGGATGATTTAATTGCGCTGCTGCACACGCAGCTTACGTCTGGGCTTGCCCGGCTTCCGGGCACGGAGCTTGAAGCCAAGGGCATGGCCTTTGCGCTGCACTACCGTCAGGCACCGCAGCATGAAGCGGCGGTGCTTGCGCTGGCAAAGACGCTGGTGGATGCGCATCCTCAGCTGGCGCTTCAGCCAGGAAAATGTGTGGTCGAGATAAAACCTGCGGGGATCAACAAAGGCGCGGCCATCAACGCCTTTATGGGAACCGCGCCGTTTAAAGACCGGACGCCGGTATTTGTGGGGGATGACCTGACAGATGAAGCCGGGTTCAAGGTCGTCAACCGGGCCAAAGGCATGTCGGTAAAGGTTGGGCCGGGCGAAACCAACGCCGGATGGCGTCTGGGAAATGTCAGTAGCGTCTGGCAGTGGATAACAGATGTCGCTAATCAGCAAATCGCACAACACAGCGGGAGGAGCCAGTATGGGTCGCTTAGTCGTCATCTCTAA
- the motA gene encoding flagellar motor stator protein MotA, translating into MLILLGYLVVLGTVFGGYMMTGGHLGALYQPAELIIIGGAGVGAFIVGNNGKSIKGTLKAIPLLFRRSKYTKSMYMDLLALLYRLMAKSRQQGMFSLERDIENPKESEIFASYPRIIADAMMLDFIVDYLRLIISGNMNTFEIEALMDEEIETHESESEVPANSLALVGDSLPAFGIVAAVMGVVHALASADRPAAELGALIAHAMVGTFLGILLAYGFISPLASVLRQKSAETTKMMQCVKITLLSNLNGYAPPIAVEFGRKTLYSSERPSFIELEEHVRAVKNPNQQTTTEDA; encoded by the coding sequence GTGCTTATCTTATTAGGTTACCTGGTAGTTCTCGGTACAGTTTTCGGCGGTTACATGATGACCGGCGGGCACCTTGGAGCACTCTATCAACCGGCTGAACTTATTATCATCGGCGGCGCAGGGGTAGGGGCTTTTATCGTTGGTAACAACGGTAAATCGATCAAAGGGACGCTGAAAGCTATTCCACTGCTGTTCCGTCGCTCGAAATACACCAAAAGCATGTATATGGATTTGCTGGCGCTGCTCTATCGCCTGATGGCGAAGTCGCGTCAGCAGGGAATGTTCTCGCTGGAGCGAGACATTGAAAATCCAAAAGAGAGCGAAATCTTTGCCAGCTATCCGCGCATTATTGCCGATGCAATGATGCTGGATTTTATCGTTGATTATCTGCGCCTTATCATCAGCGGCAACATGAACACCTTCGAAATCGAAGCGCTGATGGACGAAGAGATCGAAACCCACGAAAGCGAATCCGAAGTGCCAGCAAACAGCCTGGCGCTTGTGGGTGACTCCCTTCCGGCCTTCGGTATCGTTGCGGCGGTAATGGGGGTAGTACACGCCCTGGCGTCTGCGGATCGTCCGGCGGCAGAACTGGGTGCCCTGATTGCACACGCAATGGTCGGGACCTTCCTCGGTATTTTGCTGGCATACGGTTTTATTTCTCCGCTGGCAAGCGTGCTGCGTCAGAAGAGCGCGGAAACCACCAAAATGATGCAATGCGTGAAGATCACGCTGCTCTCTAACCTCAACGGCTATGCACCGCCGATCGCTGTCGAATTCGGTCGTAAAACGCTTTACTCCAGCGAACGTCCATCGTTTATCGAGCTGGAAGAACACGTGCGTGCGGTGAAAAACCCAAATCAACAGACGACAACTGAGGACGCATGA
- the uspC gene encoding universal stress protein UspC, with the protein MSYAHLLVSVAVSPESHQLVARAVSIARPTNARITLITLATEPEMYNQLAAPMLEDIREVLQEETQQFLRELVEKAQYPVYDTIIATGELNEHILSMCRKQNIDLVICGNHNHSFFSRASCSAKSIVASSQVDVLLVPLGGK; encoded by the coding sequence ATGAGCTACGCCCATCTTCTTGTTTCTGTTGCTGTTTCACCCGAAAGCCACCAGCTTGTCGCCCGTGCTGTCTCCATCGCCAGGCCCACCAATGCCCGGATCACCCTGATAACTCTTGCTACTGAGCCAGAGATGTACAATCAACTGGCCGCACCCATGCTTGAAGATATTCGTGAGGTATTGCAGGAAGAGACACAGCAATTTCTGCGGGAGCTGGTTGAGAAGGCGCAATATCCTGTTTATGACACCATCATTGCGACAGGTGAATTAAACGAACATATTCTTAGCATGTGCCGAAAACAGAATATTGATCTGGTTATTTGCGGTAATCATAACCACAGTTTCTTTTCCAGAGCGTCTTGTTCTGCAAAATCGATTGTTGCATCAAGCCAGGTTGACGTGCTGTTAGTACCTCTCGGGGGTAAATAA
- the araH gene encoding L-arabinose ABC transporter permease AraH, with product MSSVTTSGAPKSAFSFGRIWDQYGMLVVFAALFIACSLFVPNFATFINMKGLGLAISMSGMVACGMLFCLASGDFDLSVASVIACAGVTTAVVINMTESLWIGVFAGLMLGVISGLVNGFVIARLKINALITTLATMQIVRGLAYIISDGKAVGIEDERFFTLGYANWLGLPAPIWLTVACLILFGFLLNRTTFGRNTLAIGGNEEAARLAGVPVVRTKIIIFVLSGLVSAAAGIILASRMTSGQPMTSIGYELIVISACVLGGVSLKGGIGKISYVVAGILILGTVENAMNLLNISPFSQYVVRGLILLAAVIFDRYKQKAKRTV from the coding sequence ATGTCCTCTGTTACTACATCTGGAGCACCAAAGTCGGCTTTCAGTTTTGGCCGCATCTGGGATCAGTACGGGATGCTGGTGGTTTTTGCCGCCCTGTTCATCGCCTGTTCTCTCTTTGTCCCGAACTTTGCCACCTTCATTAATATGAAGGGGCTTGGGCTGGCGATTTCCATGTCTGGCATGGTGGCCTGTGGGATGTTGTTCTGCCTGGCGTCCGGCGATTTTGATTTGTCTGTTGCCTCTGTGATTGCCTGTGCTGGTGTCACAACGGCGGTGGTCATCAATATGACCGAAAGCCTGTGGATCGGCGTCTTTGCCGGTCTGATGCTTGGGGTGATAAGCGGTCTGGTGAACGGTTTCGTAATTGCGCGCCTCAAGATTAACGCACTGATTACCACCCTTGCGACGATGCAGATTGTGCGTGGTCTGGCCTATATCATCTCTGACGGTAAAGCGGTCGGGATTGAAGACGAGCGTTTCTTTACCCTGGGTTATGCCAACTGGTTAGGTCTGCCAGCGCCAATCTGGCTGACGGTGGCCTGTCTTATCCTGTTCGGTTTCCTGCTTAACCGGACCACCTTTGGCCGCAATACGCTGGCGATTGGTGGTAACGAAGAAGCGGCGCGTCTGGCGGGTGTACCGGTGGTACGCACCAAGATAATCATCTTTGTGTTGTCCGGGCTGGTGTCGGCAGCGGCGGGGATTATCCTGGCATCGCGTATGACCAGCGGCCAGCCAATGACTTCTATCGGTTATGAGCTGATTGTGATTTCGGCCTGTGTTCTGGGCGGGGTATCCCTGAAAGGCGGCATCGGAAAAATCTCATATGTGGTGGCCGGTATTCTGATCCTGGGGACGGTGGAAAACGCCATGAACCTGCTGAACATCTCTCCGTTCTCGCAGTATGTGGTTCGTGGTCTGATCCTGCTGGCAGCGGTTATCTTCGACCGTTACAAGCAAAAAGCGAAGCGCACCGTATAA
- the motB gene encoding flagellar motor protein MotB: MKNQSHPIVIVKKRKHKGGGHGSHGSWKIAYADFMTAMMAFFLVMWLISISSPKELIQIAEYFRTPLATAVTGGQRIANSDSPIPGGGDDYTQQKGEVKKEPNIDELKRRMEQARLKKLRGDLDQLIEADPKLRALRPHLKIDLVQEGLRIQIIDSQNRPMFKTGSAEVEPYMRDILRAIAPVLNGIPNRVSLSGHTDDFPYATGEKGYSNWELSADRANSSRRELVAGGLDDGKVLRVVGMAATMRVSDRGPDDAINRRISLLVLNQQAEQAILHENAESQNESLDDLKQPGAVPSAAVPTSPPANPR; this comes from the coding sequence ATGAAAAACCAGTCCCATCCGATCGTCATCGTAAAAAAGCGCAAGCACAAGGGCGGCGGACATGGTTCGCACGGCTCCTGGAAAATTGCTTACGCCGACTTTATGACCGCAATGATGGCGTTCTTTCTGGTGATGTGGCTTATCTCCATCTCCAGCCCGAAAGAGCTTATCCAGATTGCTGAGTATTTCAGAACACCGCTGGCGACGGCGGTGACAGGGGGGCAGCGTATCGCGAACAGCGACAGCCCAATCCCTGGCGGCGGTGATGACTACACCCAACAAAAGGGTGAAGTGAAAAAAGAGCCGAACATTGACGAGCTGAAAAGACGGATGGAACAGGCGCGCCTGAAAAAACTGCGTGGCGATCTGGATCAGTTGATTGAAGCCGATCCGAAACTGCGCGCATTACGCCCGCATCTGAAGATAGACCTGGTGCAGGAAGGCTTGCGTATACAGATTATTGATAGCCAGAACCGCCCAATGTTTAAAACCGGCAGTGCTGAAGTTGAACCTTATATGCGCGACATTTTGCGTGCAATTGCGCCGGTTCTGAACGGGATCCCAAACCGCGTCAGCTTGTCAGGACACACGGACGATTTCCCGTATGCCACGGGTGAGAAGGGATACAGCAACTGGGAACTTTCTGCCGACCGTGCCAACTCCTCGCGTCGCGAGCTGGTGGCGGGTGGGCTTGATGATGGCAAGGTACTGCGCGTGGTCGGCATGGCCGCAACGATGCGCGTCTCCGACCGCGGGCCAGATGATGCCATCAACCGTCGTATCAGTCTTTTAGTGCTGAACCAGCAGGCGGAGCAGGCCATCCTGCATGAAAACGCCGAAAGTCAGAATGAGTCACTGGACGATTTAAAACAGCCTGGGGCCGTACCTTCGGCTGCCGTTCCAACATCGCCACCAGCCAATCCGAGGTGA
- the flhC gene encoding flagellar transcriptional regulator FlhC, whose product MSEKSIVQEARDIQLAMELITLGARLQMLESETQLSRGRLIKLYKELRGSPPPKGMLPFSTDWFMTWEQNIHASMFCNAWQYLLKTGLCSGVDAVIKAYKLYLEQCPQQNDDGPLLALTRAWTLVRFVESGMLELSRCNCCDGNFITHAHQPAGSFACSLCQPPSRAVKRRKLSRDAADIIPQLLDEQIEQAV is encoded by the coding sequence ATGAGTGAAAAAAGCATTGTTCAGGAAGCGCGTGACATACAGCTGGCAATGGAACTGATTACGCTGGGTGCTCGTTTGCAAATGCTGGAAAGCGAAACCCAGCTCAGCCGTGGTCGCCTCATCAAACTGTACAAAGAATTACGTGGCAGCCCACCGCCAAAAGGGATGCTACCGTTCTCAACGGACTGGTTTATGACCTGGGAACAGAACATCCACGCGTCGATGTTCTGCAATGCCTGGCAATATCTGCTGAAAACAGGTCTATGCAGCGGCGTTGATGCCGTGATCAAAGCGTATAAACTTTACCTTGAGCAATGCCCACAGCAGAATGACGACGGTCCGCTGCTGGCCTTAACTCGCGCCTGGACGCTGGTGCGTTTTGTTGAAAGCGGAATGCTTGAACTGTCACGCTGCAATTGCTGTGACGGTAATTTTATTACCCATGCTCATCAGCCTGCTGGCAGCTTTGCCTGTAGTTTATGCCAGCCTCCATCCCGAGCCGTAAAAAGACGTAAACTTTCCCGGGATGCTGCCGATATTATTCCACAACTGCTGGATGAACAGATCGAACAAGCTGTTTAA
- the flhD gene encoding flagellar transcriptional regulator FlhD, producing MHTSELLKHIYDINLSYLLLAQRLISQDKASAMFRLGVSEEMATMLGGLTLPQMVKLAETNQLVCQFRFDNPQTITRLTQDSRVDDLQQIHTGILLSTRLLNEISQPDDAARKKRA from the coding sequence ATGCATACATCCGAGTTGCTAAAACATATCTATGACATCAATTTGTCATATTTACTGCTCGCGCAGCGTTTGATTAGTCAGGACAAGGCGTCCGCGATGTTTCGTTTGGGTGTTAGCGAAGAAATGGCAACCATGCTGGGTGGGTTAACTCTTCCACAGATGGTGAAGCTGGCGGAAACGAATCAACTAGTATGTCAGTTCCGTTTTGATAATCCTCAGACTATCACGCGTTTGACTCAAGATTCTCGTGTTGACGATCTGCAACAGATCCACACCGGTATTTTACTTTCTACCCGCTTGCTCAACGAAATCAGCCAGCCTGATGACGCAGCCCGTAAGAAAAGGGCGTAA
- the otsA gene encoding alpha,alpha-trehalose-phosphate synthase gives MGRLVVISNRIAPPDDKKSGAGGLAVGVLGALKAAGGLWFGWSGDISNEDKPLKKVTRGNITWASFALNEKDYEEYYSEFSNAVLWPAFHYRLDLVNFQRGSFEGYMRVNALLADKLLPLIEPDDTLWVHDYHLLPFARELRKRGVNNRIGFFLHIPFPTPEIFNALPPHEELLEGLCDYDLLGFQTENDRLAFLDSVSGKTRLVTHGGKSHSAWGKPFHTDVYPIGIEPDEIAGQAAGPLPPKLAQLKNELKHVKNIFSVERLDYSKGLPERFLAYEALLEKFPQHHGKIRYTQIAPTSRGEVQAYQDIRHQLETEAGRINGRYGQLGWTPLFYLNQHFERKILMKVFRYADVGLVTPLRDGMNLVAKEYVAAQDPADPGVLVLSQFAGAANELTSALIVNPYDRDDVANALDRALNMPLTERISRHAEMMETLRKNDINHWQAHFIRDLRSITPRDTEQRLQKKVATFPKLA, from the coding sequence ATGGGTCGCTTAGTCGTCATCTCTAACCGGATCGCGCCGCCTGATGATAAGAAGTCTGGTGCAGGGGGTCTGGCGGTAGGGGTGTTAGGTGCCTTAAAAGCCGCCGGAGGCCTTTGGTTTGGCTGGAGCGGTGATATCAGTAATGAAGATAAACCCCTGAAGAAAGTGACGCGGGGTAACATCACCTGGGCATCCTTCGCCCTCAATGAAAAAGATTACGAAGAGTATTACTCTGAGTTCTCGAATGCCGTGTTATGGCCAGCGTTTCACTATCGACTCGATCTGGTGAATTTTCAGCGTGGATCCTTCGAAGGCTATATGCGCGTCAATGCGCTGTTGGCGGATAAACTGCTGCCATTAATTGAGCCCGACGACACTTTATGGGTGCATGATTACCACCTGTTACCTTTTGCCAGAGAGCTGCGAAAACGGGGCGTAAATAATCGGATAGGTTTTTTCCTGCATATCCCTTTCCCTACGCCCGAGATATTCAACGCGTTGCCGCCACATGAGGAATTACTGGAAGGATTATGTGACTATGACCTGCTGGGATTTCAGACCGAAAATGACCGGCTGGCATTCCTCGACAGCGTCTCAGGCAAAACCCGGCTGGTAACACATGGCGGCAAGTCGCATTCCGCGTGGGGGAAACCGTTCCATACTGATGTGTACCCTATCGGCATCGAGCCTGACGAAATCGCCGGGCAGGCCGCGGGGCCATTGCCGCCGAAACTGGCGCAGCTTAAGAATGAACTCAAGCATGTTAAAAATATCTTTTCGGTTGAACGATTAGATTATTCCAAAGGCCTGCCGGAGCGTTTTCTTGCCTATGAAGCGCTGCTGGAAAAATTCCCTCAGCATCACGGCAAAATTCGCTACACCCAGATAGCACCCACTTCACGCGGTGAGGTGCAGGCCTATCAGGACATTCGTCATCAGTTAGAAACGGAAGCGGGGCGCATTAACGGTCGCTACGGGCAATTAGGCTGGACACCGCTCTTTTATTTAAACCAGCATTTTGAACGTAAGATCCTGATGAAGGTATTCCGCTATGCCGATGTCGGGCTGGTCACACCGCTGCGCGACGGCATGAATCTGGTGGCGAAAGAGTATGTCGCCGCGCAGGATCCTGCCGATCCTGGCGTATTGGTGTTGTCACAGTTTGCCGGTGCTGCAAACGAATTGACGTCTGCGCTTATCGTGAACCCTTACGATCGTGATGATGTTGCGAATGCGCTCGATCGTGCACTGAATATGCCGCTTACTGAGCGTATTTCACGTCATGCGGAGATGATGGAAACACTCCGTAAAAATGACATCAACCACTGGCAGGCGCATTTTATTCGCGACCTGCGCAGTATCACGCCGCGGGATACGGAACAGCGTTTGCAAAAAAAAGTCGCGACATTCCCTAAGCTGGCATGA